One genomic window of Struthio camelus isolate bStrCam1 chromosome 1, bStrCam1.hap1, whole genome shotgun sequence includes the following:
- the PRDX4 gene encoding peroxiredoxin-4 isoform X2, with protein sequence MEAAWRRLRAGGGAGARRWALLAALLAAAAAAAAAEEPRRARGDEQCHYYAGGQVYPGEAARLPVSDHSLHLSQAKISKPAPYWEGTAVINGEFKELKLTDYEGKYLVFFFYPLDFTFVCPTEIIAFSDRIEEFRAINTEVVACSVDSKFTHLAWINTPRKQGGLGPMKIPLLSDLTHQISKDYGVYLEDQGHTLRGLFIIDNKRILRQITMNDLPVGRSVDETLRLVQAFQYTDKHGEVCPAGWKPGSETIKPEEAMRVWWPREEL encoded by the exons ATGGAGGCGGCGtggcggcggctgcgggcgggcggcggcgctggggcccggcgctgggcgctgctggcggcgctgctggcggcggcggcggcagcagcagcagccgaggagccgcggcgggcgcggggcgacGAGCAATGCCACTACTACGCCGGGGGCCAGGTCTACCCCGGGGAAGCGGCTCGGCTGCCCGTGTCCGACCACTCGCTGCACCTCAGCCAGGCCAAGA TCTCCAAGCCAGCACCTTACTGGGAAGGAACAGCAGTCATAAATGGAGAGTTTAAAGAGCTGAAATTAACAGATTACGAAGGAAAATACCTTGTCTTCTTTTTCTATCCTCTTGACTT TACGTTTGTATGTCCAACTGAGATAATCGCCTTCAGTGACAGAATTGAAGAATTCAGAGCAATAAATACCGAAGTAGTAGCATGTTCAGTGGACTCCAAGTTCACTCACTTAGCATG GATCAATACTCCCCGAAAACAAGGAGGACTTGGACCAATGAAGATTCCACTTCTTTCAGATTTGACACACCAAATTTCAAAGGACTATGGCGTATATCTGGAAGATCAAGGGCATACGCTTAG AGGCCTTTTCATTATTGACAATAAGAGAATCCTACGACAGATCACAATGAACGACCTTCCTGTTGGGAGATCAGTGGATGAAACGCTTCGTTTAGTACAAGCATTTCAATACACAGACAAACATGGAGaag tttgccctGCTGGTTGGAAACCTGGCAGTGAAACA ATCAAACCAGAGGAAGCCATGAGAGTGTGGTGGCCAAGGGAAGAACT ATAA
- the PRDX4 gene encoding peroxiredoxin-4 isoform X1: protein MEAAWRRLRAGGGAGARRWALLAALLAAAAAAAAAEEPRRARGDEQCHYYAGGQVYPGEAARLPVSDHSLHLSQAKISKPAPYWEGTAVINGEFKELKLTDYEGKYLVFFFYPLDFTFVCPTEIIAFSDRIEEFRAINTEVVACSVDSKFTHLAWINTPRKQGGLGPMKIPLLSDLTHQISKDYGVYLEDQGHTLRGLFIIDNKRILRQITMNDLPVGRSVDETLRLVQAFQYTDKHGEVCPAGWKPGSETIIPDPAGKLKYFDKLN, encoded by the exons ATGGAGGCGGCGtggcggcggctgcgggcgggcggcggcgctggggcccggcgctgggcgctgctggcggcgctgctggcggcggcggcggcagcagcagcagccgaggagccgcggcgggcgcggggcgacGAGCAATGCCACTACTACGCCGGGGGCCAGGTCTACCCCGGGGAAGCGGCTCGGCTGCCCGTGTCCGACCACTCGCTGCACCTCAGCCAGGCCAAGA TCTCCAAGCCAGCACCTTACTGGGAAGGAACAGCAGTCATAAATGGAGAGTTTAAAGAGCTGAAATTAACAGATTACGAAGGAAAATACCTTGTCTTCTTTTTCTATCCTCTTGACTT TACGTTTGTATGTCCAACTGAGATAATCGCCTTCAGTGACAGAATTGAAGAATTCAGAGCAATAAATACCGAAGTAGTAGCATGTTCAGTGGACTCCAAGTTCACTCACTTAGCATG GATCAATACTCCCCGAAAACAAGGAGGACTTGGACCAATGAAGATTCCACTTCTTTCAGATTTGACACACCAAATTTCAAAGGACTATGGCGTATATCTGGAAGATCAAGGGCATACGCTTAG AGGCCTTTTCATTATTGACAATAAGAGAATCCTACGACAGATCACAATGAACGACCTTCCTGTTGGGAGATCAGTGGATGAAACGCTTCGTTTAGTACAAGCATTTCAATACACAGACAAACATGGAGaag tttgccctGCTGGTTGGAAACCTGGCAGTGAAACA ATAATTCCAGATCCTGCTGGGAAACTGAAGTATTTTGATAAATTAAACTGA